One genomic segment of Desulfocapsa sulfexigens DSM 10523 includes these proteins:
- a CDS encoding hybrid sensor histidine kinase/response regulator — protein MFDLGLKQKALISILGIFTLFSLLFTATYIPFQNQISDYILDRNKLLIQTLIERDKDPIANEIFDHSDKSIKIRLKDMLRVDGVLLISVHDKKGEIIAFEGPTTSPDELTIPTRVLTRGGTDSNISQWQDHTVLQYFYEIKAIGERMGFIQVYFLLDDMMRYKQYSFIFLMVFLTSILLTLGSAGNYLLSKMVTEPIITLRDLMLKIQAGDFKQRMDIHRADEFGELASSFNGMVNNLDASYSEIKQKTDQIQSMRSYLKNIIDSMSSMVISVDQYAKITALNQAALNFMGMDEQEGIGKNICSFIPLFEQYRSNVQDVIQTGTPLELYQQKLAENQEKLYAIFISPLTADAQGAVIRIDDVSELHEKDEQLKQAQKMETIGTLAGGIAHDFNNILSGIVGTASLLKYTMESGKLDDKTLNKSIGTIEISSRRASELVKQLLALSRKQEMSIGKIDLNESIRHVVNICRNSFDKSIEIREIYEHELAMSNADSSQIEQVLLNICINASHAMTIMHRDHNDWGGILSLSVTSFLADKLFCERHSNAVEGNYWCITVVDSGVGMDDTTIKKIFDPFYTTKEYGLGTGLGLSIVYSTIRQHNGIVEVSSKPGNGTTFSIYLLSAEREDGSSATDVQSEATGLTFGSGTILVIDDEAIVRNMAELILRQAGYTVLLAKDGEEGLQLFREKSSEISAVLLDLVMPKMHGHEVYRHLKEQDPEVKVLMVSGFIHDERARKALSMGVQGFLQKPYTLASLTDAIDTLLHS, from the coding sequence ATGTTTGACCTTGGCTTAAAACAAAAGGCTTTAATCAGTATCCTGGGAATTTTCACTCTCTTCTCTCTGCTTTTTACGGCTACCTACATCCCGTTCCAAAACCAGATTAGTGACTATATCCTGGATCGGAACAAACTATTGATTCAGACTCTCATTGAAAGAGACAAGGACCCCATAGCCAACGAAATTTTTGACCACAGCGACAAATCCATCAAGATTCGCCTCAAAGATATGCTCCGTGTCGATGGAGTTCTCCTTATCAGTGTTCATGACAAAAAAGGGGAAATTATTGCTTTTGAGGGACCGACAACCTCCCCGGACGAATTGACAATACCGACCAGGGTGCTGACCCGTGGAGGTACAGATAGCAATATCAGCCAATGGCAAGACCATACCGTACTGCAATATTTCTATGAGATTAAAGCAATCGGTGAACGGATGGGATTTATCCAAGTCTACTTCCTGTTGGATGATATGATGCGCTATAAGCAGTATTCTTTTATCTTTTTAATGGTCTTTCTGACAAGTATTCTGCTGACTCTTGGGTCAGCGGGAAATTACCTGTTATCCAAAATGGTCACAGAACCAATTATTACCCTCCGAGACCTGATGTTAAAAATCCAGGCTGGCGATTTCAAGCAGCGCATGGATATTCACCGGGCCGATGAATTTGGCGAACTGGCCTCCTCCTTTAACGGGATGGTAAATAATCTGGATGCGTCATACTCAGAGATCAAACAAAAGACTGACCAGATTCAGTCCATGAGGAGCTATCTGAAAAATATCATCGACTCCATGTCTTCCATGGTGATATCGGTAGATCAATATGCGAAGATCACAGCGTTAAATCAGGCAGCCCTGAATTTTATGGGGATGGATGAACAGGAAGGCATTGGAAAAAACATCTGTTCTTTCATCCCACTGTTTGAACAGTATCGCAGCAATGTACAGGATGTAATTCAGACAGGTACCCCCCTTGAATTGTATCAGCAAAAACTGGCCGAAAATCAAGAGAAGCTCTATGCTATCTTTATTTCGCCATTAACAGCGGATGCACAGGGCGCTGTTATACGCATTGATGATGTTTCAGAACTCCACGAAAAAGATGAACAACTAAAGCAAGCCCAAAAGATGGAAACTATCGGCACACTCGCCGGGGGCATTGCCCACGATTTCAACAATATACTCTCAGGTATTGTGGGAACAGCCTCTCTTTTAAAATATACCATGGAATCAGGGAAACTCGACGACAAGACACTCAACAAAAGCATTGGTACCATTGAGATATCTTCAAGAAGGGCATCGGAACTTGTCAAGCAGTTACTTGCTCTTTCCCGAAAACAGGAAATGAGTATAGGGAAAATTGATCTGAATGAATCGATCCGGCACGTTGTCAATATATGCAGGAATTCCTTTGATAAAAGTATTGAAATCAGGGAAATCTATGAGCATGAACTGGCAATGAGCAATGCTGATTCATCCCAGATAGAGCAGGTCCTGTTAAACATCTGCATCAACGCTTCCCACGCTATGACCATAATGCACCGCGACCACAATGACTGGGGTGGTATTTTGTCTCTTTCAGTCACTTCTTTTTTGGCTGACAAGCTCTTTTGTGAACGTCACAGTAATGCAGTGGAGGGCAACTACTGGTGCATCACCGTTGTCGATTCAGGTGTCGGTATGGATGACACTACAATAAAAAAGATCTTTGACCCCTTTTATACAACCAAAGAATATGGCTTGGGAACTGGCCTTGGACTATCCATCGTATACTCTACCATCCGGCAACACAATGGCATCGTAGAGGTAAGCTCCAAGCCCGGAAACGGAACGACCTTCAGTATCTATCTGCTCTCCGCAGAAAGAGAAGACGGTTCAAGTGCCACTGACGTGCAATCCGAAGCAACCGGATTAACATTCGGCAGTGGAACTATTCTGGTAATCGATGACGAAGCCATTGTCCGAAATATGGCAGAACTTATCCTGCGCCAAGCCGGCTATACCGTTTTATTAGCTAAAGACGGAGAGGAAGGTCTTCAACTGTTTCGTGAAAAGAGTTCCGAAATATCTGCGGTACTGCTGGATCTGGTAATGCCCAAAATGCATGGCCATGAAGTATACAGGCACCTCAAAGAACAGGATCCTGAAGTAAAGGTACTTATGGTCTCAGGGTTTATCCATGACGAACGCGCCCGCAAGGCACTGTCAATGGGAGTCCAGGGATTTCTCCAAAAACCCTATACCCTTGCAAGCCTCACCGACGCAATTGACACCTTACTACACTCCTGA
- a CDS encoding sensor histidine kinase — protein MVSSSVSLPPTLYILFVGGGHGCYDILNLLTDYSFQNIRPKVIGAVDPNPTASGRVLAEKLAIPTSSTFDQFLSDPRLSLIIELTGSDTVLQELYHRKRPEVKILDHVAAQFLWEIIAIQKEHIQLKHKLSRLDSMAAVGEMAGRLTHKLRNPLMIFGGLIRRIMTRPDIGHGVRKRLKRAAVQVGKMEEVITDICDVVRPLRPHMQATNMSTFLNQWCKDIAVEVRLIGVMLSSNIQQDLPVIQVDPSLLRQALFHLLENSFEAMAENNGHIKIETRMDEDNLYIVFSDTGSGLKNITPGKAIHPFTGTKTDHLGLGLTLCQQIISKHNGDIELRNIEEGGTMVIIRIPIVLKKIHPLSDQSDGNGKNTG, from the coding sequence ATGGTCTCTTCCTCTGTATCCCTTCCCCCTACTCTGTATATTCTTTTTGTTGGGGGAGGACATGGTTGCTATGACATCCTAAACCTGCTTACCGACTATTCCTTCCAAAACATACGCCCAAAAGTCATCGGTGCAGTTGACCCCAACCCTACTGCCAGCGGAAGAGTGCTTGCCGAGAAACTCGCCATCCCCACCAGCAGTACTTTTGATCAATTCCTGTCAGACCCGCGCCTTTCTCTAATCATTGAACTGACTGGCAGTGACACAGTACTTCAGGAACTGTATCACCGCAAACGACCAGAGGTCAAAATTCTCGATCATGTTGCCGCACAGTTCCTATGGGAAATAATAGCAATTCAAAAAGAACATATTCAGTTAAAACACAAATTAAGTCGTCTTGACAGTATGGCTGCCGTGGGAGAGATGGCCGGACGCTTAACTCACAAACTGCGAAATCCGCTGATGATCTTCGGCGGCCTTATTCGACGCATAATGACACGCCCGGATATTGGACACGGAGTGCGGAAACGCCTCAAACGTGCAGCAGTACAGGTAGGAAAGATGGAGGAGGTTATTACCGATATTTGCGATGTAGTTCGCCCTTTGCGGCCTCACATGCAAGCAACGAACATGAGCACTTTCCTGAACCAGTGGTGCAAAGATATCGCTGTCGAAGTCCGTTTAATCGGGGTCATGCTCAGTTCAAATATCCAACAGGATCTCCCGGTTATTCAGGTTGACCCTTCCCTGCTTCGCCAGGCACTGTTCCATCTCCTTGAAAACAGTTTTGAGGCCATGGCTGAGAATAACGGTCATATTAAGATCGAAACGAGAATGGACGAAGATAACCTTTATATTGTGTTCAGCGATACCGGTAGTGGCCTGAAAAATATAACCCCTGGCAAAGCCATCCACCCATTCACCGGTACAAAAACAGACCATTTGGGACTTGGCCTGACGCTCTGCCAGCAAATAATATCGAAACATAACGGCGACATTGAACTACGCAATATCGAAGAAGGTGGCACCATGGTCATTATCAGAATCCCCATCGTATTAAAAAAAATACATCCACTTTCCGATCAATCTGATGGCAATGGGAAAAATACGGGATAG
- a CDS encoding class GN sortase → MKTGLLRIIVFVLLAGGSFLLADGCWIRTKAVLAQILLQHAWEQTLASGEQTKPWPWADTWPVARLQVERLGVDLIVLEGESGEVLAFGPGHLPGSSDPGSNGHCILAGHRDTNFQFLQDLRKDDIVTIQPVIGGLQKYRVMENVIHKAEDLYFQESDASSLTLLTCYPFDTLRSNTPFRYLVFAEREV, encoded by the coding sequence ATGAAAACAGGACTTTTGCGCATCATCGTCTTTGTCCTGCTGGCAGGTGGCAGTTTTCTCCTGGCTGACGGCTGTTGGATACGGACAAAGGCGGTGCTTGCTCAGATTCTTTTGCAGCACGCCTGGGAACAAACTCTGGCAAGCGGAGAACAGACAAAGCCGTGGCCCTGGGCCGATACCTGGCCCGTAGCACGTCTACAGGTGGAGCGGCTTGGGGTTGATTTGATTGTGCTTGAGGGAGAGAGTGGTGAGGTGCTCGCCTTTGGGCCTGGACATCTTCCTGGAAGTAGTGATCCTGGCAGTAATGGCCATTGTATTCTGGCAGGGCACCGAGACACTAATTTTCAATTTTTACAGGATCTGCGCAAGGATGATATTGTAACGATACAGCCGGTAATTGGGGGATTGCAAAAATACAGAGTCATGGAGAATGTGATCCATAAAGCAGAGGATCTTTATTTTCAGGAAAGTGACGCGTCTTCCTTGACACTTCTGACCTGCTATCCATTCGATACGTTACGATCGAATACACCGTTCAGGTATCTGGTGTTTGCGGAAAGGGAGGTGTGA
- a CDS encoding VIT domain-containing protein has product MANRKDDRRRTALDPGNTLFVVYVGLVMVIILLSMVADGYAALDSVANREVILSDVQQGSLLFAASGNEGKYEAAPQLSQDVEIYISAMTARTMVRQRFANNTDRWQEAIYVFPLPDESAVDQLRMKIGERLIEGEIREKEEAKKVYEKAKKRGKEGLSSLSGTSKYFHNGRCQYSSR; this is encoded by the coding sequence ATGGCCAACAGGAAAGATGACAGAAGAAGAACAGCACTGGATCCGGGGAATACGCTCTTCGTCGTGTATGTGGGATTGGTGATGGTTATTATTCTTCTATCCATGGTAGCAGATGGCTATGCGGCTTTGGATTCCGTGGCAAACAGAGAAGTAATTCTGTCGGATGTGCAGCAGGGTTCTTTGCTCTTTGCTGCGAGTGGTAATGAAGGAAAATATGAAGCTGCACCACAGCTTTCACAGGATGTGGAGATATATATAAGCGCCATGACGGCAAGAACCATGGTTCGGCAACGCTTTGCCAATAACACGGATCGGTGGCAGGAGGCGATTTATGTTTTTCCTCTGCCAGATGAATCTGCTGTGGATCAGCTGCGAATGAAAATTGGCGAAAGGTTAATCGAAGGAGAGATAAGGGAGAAAGAAGAAGCAAAAAAGGTGTACGAAAAGGCAAAAAAAAGAGGGAAAGAAGGCCTCTCTTCTCTCTCAGGAACGAGCAAATATTTTCACAATGGCCGTTGCCAATATTCCTCCCGGTGA
- a CDS encoding response regulator, translating to MTYTIALVEDDEALRNNYAQALIRDGYQVNSYDSRAEASSAFASKLPDLAILDVMLHDEMEGGFELCRELRNLSPTLPIIFLTARNSDLDRVSGLRLGAWDYLTKDTTTLDFLPVRISALFKMLEAIAGTATRRDETVVVHGSLRIEEERKQIYWKDKQISLTLTEFWILTALVRRPGHVKSHDQLMAAANVVVTNNAIAAHVRRIREKFRETDPEFDAISAEYGMGYRWIER from the coding sequence ATGACATACACAATAGCCCTGGTAGAAGATGACGAGGCCCTGCGCAATAACTACGCCCAGGCCCTGATACGTGACGGTTACCAGGTAAACAGCTATGATTCAAGAGCTGAGGCGAGTAGCGCCTTTGCAAGCAAACTTCCCGATCTTGCAATCCTTGATGTGATGCTTCACGATGAAATGGAGGGAGGATTTGAGCTCTGCCGGGAACTGCGGAACCTGTCCCCCACTCTCCCCATCATCTTTCTCACTGCCAGAAACTCTGACCTGGATCGCGTTTCCGGTCTTCGCCTTGGTGCCTGGGATTACCTCACCAAAGACACCACCACTCTTGACTTTCTTCCGGTACGTATCTCGGCTCTTTTCAAGATGTTGGAAGCCATTGCAGGAACAGCAACTCGCCGGGATGAGACTGTTGTCGTTCACGGTTCGCTTCGTATCGAGGAGGAACGGAAACAGATTTACTGGAAAGATAAACAGATCAGCCTGACTCTCACGGAATTCTGGATTTTAACTGCCCTTGTTCGAAGGCCTGGTCACGTAAAATCACATGACCAGCTTATGGCTGCGGCAAACGTGGTGGTCACCAATAACGCCATCGCTGCCCATGTGAGAAGAATCAGGGAAAAATTTCGTGAAACAGACCCTGAATTTGATGCCATCAGTGCCGAGTATGGAATGGGATATCGCTGGATTGAGCGGTAG
- a CDS encoding addiction module protein, translated as MERVELPLAEYSFEQKLDLLETLWDDLVKNDTVFKSPAWHEEILKEREQALSSGKIKVSDWGEAKKRIRRNVSCG; from the coding sequence ATGGAACGTGTTGAACTGCCTTTGGCGGAGTACTCATTCGAACAAAAACTCGATCTGCTGGAAACTCTCTGGGATGACTTGGTAAAAAATGATACTGTTTTTAAATCACCTGCTTGGCATGAGGAAATTCTCAAAGAACGTGAACAGGCTTTAAGTTCAGGGAAGATAAAGGTCTCTGACTGGGGAGAAGCTAAAAAAAGGATCAGAAGGAATGTTTCGTGCGGGTAG
- a CDS encoding type II toxin-antitoxin system RelE/ParE family toxin: protein MRVEITDLAEKDLEQGYLFYEQQQFGLGTYFLDALYSDIDSLCFYGGIHLKLWGYHRLLSKHFPFAVYYSVAEDTVLVIAVLDCRRNPSWIRKKLKAL from the coding sequence GTGCGGGTAGAAATTACAGACCTCGCTGAAAAGGACCTTGAACAAGGATATCTTTTTTATGAACAGCAACAGTTCGGACTTGGCACCTACTTCCTTGATGCACTTTACTCTGATATTGATTCCCTGTGTTTCTACGGCGGCATTCATTTAAAATTATGGGGATACCATCGCTTACTGTCCAAACATTTTCCTTTTGCCGTATATTACAGTGTGGCTGAAGACACTGTCCTCGTTATAGCGGTGCTTGATTGTCGTCGAAATCCAAGCTGGATCAGGAAGAAATTAAAGGCACTATGA